Proteins from one Thioflavicoccus mobilis 8321 genomic window:
- a CDS encoding methyltransferase domain-containing protein, which translates to MSADYVHGYHEREAQRLQDQAATLVDLLHGDTSYPPGHRVLEAGCGVGAQTVALASRSPQAQFTSLDISEDSLAVAREAVARAGLDNVTLHRADILALPFAPGTFDHVFVCFVLEHLPQPAAVLRALRRVLKPGGTITVIEGDHGSTFFHPDSAAAQRAIRCLVDLQARAGGDALIGRSLFPLLTEAGFDAVRVSPRMVYADASRPGLVDGFTRKTFTAMVEGVRPAALEAGLMAADDFDRGIAALHRTTAAAGVFCYTFFKAVGIEPAA; encoded by the coding sequence ATGAGCGCCGACTACGTGCACGGATATCACGAGCGAGAGGCCCAGCGGCTCCAGGACCAGGCCGCGACCCTGGTCGATCTGCTCCACGGCGATACCAGCTATCCGCCCGGTCACCGGGTCCTGGAGGCCGGCTGCGGTGTCGGGGCCCAGACGGTCGCGCTGGCGAGTCGCAGCCCCCAGGCGCAGTTCACGTCGCTCGACATTTCGGAGGACTCGCTGGCCGTCGCGCGCGAAGCGGTCGCTCGGGCCGGCCTCGACAACGTCACGTTGCACCGCGCCGACATCCTTGCCCTCCCGTTCGCGCCGGGCACCTTCGATCACGTCTTCGTCTGCTTCGTCCTGGAGCACCTGCCGCAGCCGGCAGCTGTGCTGCGGGCGCTGCGCCGGGTACTCAAGCCGGGCGGGACCATCACGGTGATCGAGGGCGATCACGGCTCGACCTTCTTCCATCCCGACAGCGCGGCGGCCCAGCGCGCGATCCGCTGCCTCGTCGACCTGCAAGCGCGGGCCGGCGGCGACGCGCTGATCGGCCGCTCGCTCTTTCCGCTGTTGACCGAGGCCGGCTTCGATGCGGTCCGCGTCTCCCCGCGCATGGTCTACGCCGACGCGAGCCGTCCGGGGCTGGTCGACGGCTTCACGAGAAAGACCTTCACCGCCATGGTCGAAGGGGTACGCCCGGCGGCGCTGGAGGCCGGCTTGATGGCCGCCGACGACTTCGACCGCGGCATTGCCGCGCTGCATCGCACGACAGCCGCCGCCGGCGTCTTCTGCTACACCTTCTTCAAGGCGGTCGGCATCGAGCCTGCCGCCTGA